In Pseudomonadota bacterium, the genomic stretch CGCGGAACGTGCGTGGCGACTTCGGGCACCTCTGCGTCGGGGCCGCCGCGATACCCCGTCCACACCCCGCGCTCGATGTGCACGCGATAGTCGTAGCGCGGATGGCGCGCCTTCGAGAGCTCTTCGTCGAGGGTGGCGCGGCGATCGACCGCGATGCGCTCGGCCTCGTCCGGCGTCACCTTTCCGAGACGAAGCAGGTTCTGCACGTAGCTCTGCCGCACCGATGGATGGCCGTCGATGACGCGGTACATCACCGGCTGGGTGAACGACGGCTCGTCGCCCTCGTTGTGCCCCCAGCGGCGATAGCCGTACATGTCGATGATCACGTCCTTCTTGAACCGCTCGCGAAACCCCATGGCGATGTGGATGACGTGGGCGACGCTCTCGGGGTCTTCTCCATTCACGTGAAAGATGGGCACCTGCAGCATGCGCGCCACGTCGGTGGGGTACTGGGTCGAGCGCGAGTGATGGGGGGACGTGGTGAAGCCCACCTGGTTGTTGACGATGACGTGCACCGTTCCGCCGGTGCCGTACCCCTGAAGCTCAGAGAGATTGAGGCTCTCCTGCACGATGCCCTGTCCGGCGAAGGCAGCGTCACCGTGAATGACCAGCCCCATCACGCGGTTTCGCGCTTCCATCTCGGCGGGGCTGGGCTGCTCTCCCTGCGTGCGATCGACCTGCGGGCCCTGTGCCGGACGCACCACGGTGAGCGAGGGATCGCTGGGATAGGGCTCTCCCGCGGCGTCACGCGCCTCGCGCGCGCGACGATCCTGGCGGGCGCGAACCCTCCCCTCGAGCACGGGCCAGACGAACTCGAGGTGGCTCGGGTTGAAGCACATCTCGATGTCGATGCTCTTGTTCTCCGCGGTGCTCCACACGCCCGCATAGCCGAGATGGTACTTCACATCTCCGCCGCCGAAGTGCAGCTCCGGGTCCTTGTCCTCGAACTCGCGGAAGATGAGCGCGGGGTCCTTGTGCAGGATGTTGGCGAGCACGTTGAGTCGGCCGCGATGGGCCATGCCGATGATGATCTCACGCACGCCCTGTCGGCCCGCTGCCTCGATGGCGAGGTCAAGCAGGGGGATGAGGGTCTCCGATCCCTCGAGCGAGAAGCGCTTGGCCCCCACGAACTTCTTCTGCACGAACTGCTCGAAGATCTCGGCGTCGGTGAGACGGGTGAGAATGCGCAGCTGAACCTCCCGGCTCATCTCGACACGGGCGCGATAGTCTTCCATGCGCCCTTGCAGCCAGCGCTTGATCTCGACGTCGTCGATGTGCATGTACTGCACGCCGATGAAGTCAGAGTAGGTCTTCTCGAGGCTGTCGATGATCTCGCGCAGGGTGAGGAAGCGCTCACCCTGGCTCATGCTGAGGCAAGAGAAGCGCTCGTCGAGGTCGGCGTCGTCGAGGCCGTAGTAC encodes the following:
- a CDS encoding 2-oxoglutarate dehydrogenase E1 component, which gives rise to MSETVNGLSLDFVEALYHDYQRDPSSVDAEWRAYFEWLDSGERRDGRRPPAAGRGAAPHDDVVRAACARTADKQDRVDQLVRSYRVRGHVIARLDPLASERVRHPELDYRYYGLDDADLDERFSCLSMSQGERFLTLREIIDSLEKTYSDFIGVQYMHIDDVEIKRWLQGRMEDYRARVEMSREVQLRILTRLTDAEIFEQFVQKKFVGAKRFSLEGSETLIPLLDLAIEAAGRQGVREIIIGMAHRGRLNVLANILHKDPALIFREFEDKDPELHFGGGDVKYHLGYAGVWSTAENKSIDIEMCFNPSHLEFVWPVLEGRVRARQDRRAREARDAAGEPYPSDPSLTVVRPAQGPQVDRTQGEQPSPAEMEARNRVMGLVIHGDAAFAGQGIVQESLNLSELQGYGTGGTVHVIVNNQVGFTTSPHHSRSTQYPTDVARMLQVPIFHVNGEDPESVAHVIHIAMGFRERFKKDVIIDMYGYRRWGHNEGDEPSFTQPVMYRVIDGHPSVRQSYVQNLLRLGKVTPDEAERIAVDRRATLDEELSKARHPRYDYRVHIERGVWTGYRGGPDAEVPEVATHVPR